From one Triticum urartu cultivar G1812 chromosome 3, Tu2.1, whole genome shotgun sequence genomic stretch:
- the LOC125544531 gene encoding histone chaperone ASF1B-like: protein MSAVNLTNVAVLNNPTSFVNPFQFEISYECLVALEDDLEWKLIYVGSAEDENYDQQLESVLVGPVNVGTYRFVLEADPPDPSKIREEDIIGVTVLLLTCSYMGQEFIRVGYYVNNDYDDEQLREEPPAKLLIDRVQRNILTDKPRVTKFPINFHPETSGGQQQDQPQSAVPENPTGEGSKASTDL from the exons atgagcGCGGTGAACTTAACGAACGTGGCGGTGCTGAACAACCCCACCTCTTTCGTCAACCCTTTCCAGTTCGAGATCTCGTACGAGTGCCTCGTCGCCCTCGAGGACG ATCTGGAGTGGAAGCTTATATATGTTGGATCGGCTGAAGATGAGAACTATGATCAGCAACTTGAGAGTGTGCTTGTTGGCCCTGTGAATGTTGGGACATACCGTTTTGTTCTGGAG GCCGACCCCCCTGATCCCTCAAAGATCCGCGAGGAGGACATAATCGGTGTCACGGTGCTTTTGTTGACCTGTTCATACATGGGGCAGGAGTTCATCAGAGTAGGCTACTACGTGAACAATGATTATGATGATGAGCAACTTAGGGAAGAACCCCCGGCGAAGCTGCTGATTGACCGGGTGCAGAGAAATATTTTGACCGACAAGCCCCGGGTCACCAAGTTCCCCATCAATTTCCATCCTGAAACAAGCGGAGGACAGCAGCAAGATCAACCACAATCAGCTGTACCTGAAAACCCTACAGGCGAAGGGAGCAAGGCCAGCACAGATCTTTGA